A portion of the Shewanella sp. SNU WT4 genome contains these proteins:
- a CDS encoding Rho-binding antiterminator, producing MLDCHLHDHIEIMCMHHEIVLVYLMDGSKVAGVAKDTRCQSQQEFLQLVTDQGLLEVPLLDIAMVEIKPASAQPHKIWFKKAIN from the coding sequence ATGCTGGATTGCCACTTACATGACCACATCGAAATTATGTGCATGCATCATGAAATCGTATTGGTTTATCTGATGGATGGTAGCAAAGTCGCAGGAGTGGCTAAGGACACCCGCTGCCAATCACAGCAAGAGTTTTTACAACTCGTGACTGACCAAGGTTTGCTGGAGGTGCCATTGCTCGACATAGCTATGGTAGAAATTAAACCGGCTTCAGCCCAGCCACACAAAATTTGGTTTAAGAAAGCAATAAATTAA
- the fadE gene encoding acyl-CoA dehydrogenase FadE, translating to MTTSIWILALIAVMASAAYLRVTLMSATLAIAVVMIVGTSIDVIGWYSWLVFAAISLPLNVSSFRESVISRPLLKIYRGIMPEMSRTEKEAIDAGTTWWEADLFAGNPDWKKLHNYPVPHLSVEEQAFINGPVEQVCAMLNQHQVSHQLADLPPEIWQYLKEHGFFAMIIKKKYGGLEFSAFAQSRVLQKLSGVSTELASTVGVPNSLGPGELLQHYGTEAQKNYYLPRLAKGEDIPCFALTSPEAGSDAGSIPDVGIVCKGQWQGKEIVGMRLTWNKRYITLAPVATVLGLAVKLHDPEKLLGNVRELGITCALIPTNTPGVETGRRHFPLNCMFMNGPTRGQDVFVPLDYIIGGPSMAGQGWRMLVECLSVGRGITLPSNATGGVKTMALATGAYARIRRQFKLPIGKLEGIEEPMARIGGNAYLMDGVTSLTTTAIDLGEKPSVISAIVKYHLTDRMQRSIIDAMDIHGGKGVCLGQNNYLGRGYQAAPIAITVEGANILTRSMIIYGQGAIRCHPYVLTEMDAAFNPDPHQGLSDFDAAIFGHIGFTISNLVRSVWFGITDSRFSNSPYSDQTKRYYQHLNRLSANMALLSDLAMATLGGNLKRKERISARLGDILSQMYLASAALKRYQDEGRQKADLPLLQWGVEDALFKAQTALDELLDNFPAKLGLVLRPLILPFGRPFKRPSDVLDHKVAVIMQTPSASRERLGAGQFWQNCPNNAVGIQEQTLRDILKAEPLYEKVCQAKGEKLPFMWLDKIAAEGKALGILKDEEVELLVQAEIGRMASINVDDFDPQELMANNLSNERAHQAA from the coding sequence ATGACTACCTCGATTTGGATCCTCGCGCTAATTGCCGTAATGGCGAGTGCGGCTTACCTCAGAGTCACTCTGATGTCGGCCACGCTAGCTATTGCTGTAGTTATGATTGTTGGTACTAGCATAGATGTTATAGGTTGGTACTCATGGCTAGTCTTTGCTGCCATTAGCTTACCTTTGAATGTCTCATCCTTCAGAGAAAGCGTTATCAGCCGGCCTCTGCTAAAAATATATCGCGGTATCATGCCTGAAATGTCACGCACCGAAAAAGAAGCGATTGATGCAGGAACCACCTGGTGGGAAGCCGATTTATTTGCGGGTAATCCGGATTGGAAAAAACTCCATAACTATCCAGTGCCACATTTATCTGTAGAAGAACAAGCGTTTATCAATGGCCCAGTTGAGCAAGTGTGCGCCATGTTAAATCAACATCAAGTGTCTCACCAGTTAGCCGACTTACCGCCTGAAATTTGGCAATACTTAAAAGAGCACGGCTTTTTTGCCATGATCATTAAGAAAAAGTACGGTGGTTTAGAGTTTTCAGCGTTCGCGCAATCGCGGGTACTACAAAAGCTCTCAGGTGTCAGTACTGAGCTGGCCTCAACCGTAGGGGTACCGAATTCATTAGGCCCTGGCGAGTTACTGCAACACTATGGCACTGAAGCGCAAAAGAATTATTATCTGCCGCGCCTAGCTAAAGGTGAAGATATCCCTTGTTTTGCCCTCACAAGCCCAGAAGCAGGCAGTGATGCGGGCTCTATTCCTGATGTTGGCATAGTGTGTAAAGGCCAATGGCAAGGTAAAGAAATTGTGGGTATGCGCTTAACATGGAACAAGCGTTATATCACCCTAGCGCCAGTTGCGACTGTATTGGGGCTCGCGGTTAAATTGCACGACCCAGAAAAGTTATTAGGTAATGTACGAGAGCTTGGTATCACCTGCGCCTTAATTCCCACCAACACCCCAGGGGTTGAAACCGGCCGGCGCCATTTTCCACTCAATTGTATGTTCATGAATGGTCCGACGCGCGGCCAAGACGTATTTGTACCGCTGGATTACATTATTGGTGGCCCAAGCATGGCCGGCCAAGGTTGGCGCATGTTGGTTGAATGTTTATCCGTAGGTCGCGGCATCACCTTACCTTCCAATGCCACTGGTGGCGTTAAGACGATGGCGTTAGCAACCGGCGCTTACGCCCGCATTCGCCGTCAGTTTAAGCTGCCAATTGGTAAGCTTGAAGGCATTGAAGAGCCAATGGCGCGTATTGGTGGTAATGCTTATTTAATGGATGGCGTAACCAGTTTAACCACTACTGCCATTGATTTAGGTGAAAAGCCTTCCGTTATTTCCGCCATAGTTAAATATCACTTAACCGATAGAATGCAGCGCTCAATTATCGATGCTATGGATATTCATGGCGGTAAAGGCGTGTGTCTTGGCCAGAATAACTACCTTGGCCGTGGTTATCAAGCCGCGCCCATTGCCATTACCGTTGAAGGCGCCAATATTTTAACCCGCTCTATGATCATTTATGGACAAGGGGCTATTCGCTGCCATCCCTATGTATTAACGGAAATGGACGCGGCCTTTAATCCAGACCCACATCAAGGACTGAGTGATTTTGATGCTGCCATTTTTGGCCATATTGGCTTTACCATCAGCAATTTAGTCAGAAGTGTATGGTTTGGGATCACAGACTCACGCTTCAGCAATAGTCCTTATAGCGATCAAACTAAGCGGTATTATCAGCACCTTAATCGCCTCAGCGCCAATATGGCTTTGTTAAGCGATTTAGCCATGGCAACCCTAGGCGGCAATTTAAAACGCAAAGAGCGGATTTCAGCACGCCTTGGTGACATTCTAAGTCAAATGTATTTGGCAAGCGCCGCCCTTAAGCGCTATCAAGATGAAGGCCGTCAGAAGGCTGATTTACCCTTGCTACAATGGGGCGTGGAAGATGCATTATTTAAAGCGCAAACGGCATTAGATGAGTTATTAGATAACTTCCCTGCTAAATTGGGCTTAGTGCTGCGTCCTTTAATCCTGCCTTTTGGTCGCCCATTTAAGCGCCCAAGCGATGTGCTTGATCATAAAGTCGCCGTCATCATGCAAACCCCAAGCGCCAGTCGTGAGCGTTTAGGTGCTGGTCAATTTTGGCAAAACTGCCCGAACAATGCCGTTGGCATTCAAGAGCAAACCTTGAGAGATATTCTGAAAGCTGAGCCCTTATATGAGAAAGTCTGCCAAGCTAAAGGCGAAAAACTGCCCTTCATGTGGCTAGATAAAATTGCCGCAGAGGGTAAAGCGTTAGGCATATTGAAAGACGAGGAAGTGGAACTGTTAGTTCAAGCAGAAATTGGCCGAATGGCATCGATTAATGTCGATGATTTTGACCCGCAGGAATTAATGGCCAACAACCTCAGCAATGAGCGCGCCCACCAGGCAGCCTAG
- a CDS encoding DUF3108 domain-containing protein, which produces MKSRIFLGLSLLCPMVSASASASIDPVLVPQQAEYQVNYGNIELGKARYNLAPAQDNLYRYQFDSALSLVGLSDVRTIVSEFSVSPTNPRQLVPVRYFQDRSGTGPDYQEQTAFIGDLSKITTRYKKEKFDFPFASDIYDPMMVQLQFRMDLEADKKPLDYKMVKEGEVDDYQFTIIGKERMKIASGTYDTIKIEVVRDSTKRQTFFWMAPDLAYLPVRLTHYEKGSKQLDIMLLSYHFADVATLAAPE; this is translated from the coding sequence ATGAAATCCCGCATTTTTCTTGGTCTATCGCTGCTCTGCCCTATGGTTAGCGCCAGTGCTAGCGCCAGTATCGACCCTGTCTTAGTCCCGCAGCAGGCAGAATATCAAGTCAATTATGGTAATATTGAACTGGGCAAAGCGCGCTATAACTTAGCGCCTGCGCAAGATAATCTTTATCGTTATCAATTTGATAGTGCACTGTCGTTAGTGGGTTTAAGCGATGTGCGCACTATTGTGAGTGAATTTTCAGTCTCCCCCACTAATCCGCGCCAATTAGTACCGGTTCGCTATTTTCAAGACAGAAGCGGCACAGGGCCAGACTATCAAGAACAAACCGCCTTTATTGGCGATTTAAGCAAAATCACCACGCGCTATAAAAAAGAGAAATTCGATTTTCCATTTGCCAGTGATATTTATGATCCCATGATGGTGCAGTTGCAGTTTCGTATGGATTTAGAGGCCGATAAAAAACCGCTTGATTATAAGATGGTGAAAGAAGGTGAAGTCGATGATTATCAATTCACCATTATCGGCAAAGAAAGAATGAAGATAGCCAGCGGCACCTATGACACTATCAAGATTGAAGTGGTGCGCGATAGCACTAAGCGCCAAACCTTTTTTTGGATGGCGCCCGACTTAGCCTATTTACCAGTGCGTCTTACACATTATGAAAAAGGCAGTAAGCAGTTAGATATTATGCTGCTAAGTTACCACTTCGCTGATGTGGCAACACTCGCCGCGCCGGAATAA
- a CDS encoding DUF2024 family protein, with amino-acid sequence MMKIQVFDTHVTTTTGRYLHFGVLVTPEESANAERYATQFLAQQGVILQDIHQQSCSFCHNEIASAEVVAAISQHKHFILKLEGCSPVAPTLESY; translated from the coding sequence ATGATGAAGATTCAGGTTTTCGATACCCATGTCACCACTACCACAGGCCGTTACTTGCATTTTGGTGTGTTAGTAACACCTGAGGAAAGCGCTAATGCTGAGCGCTATGCGACACAGTTTTTAGCGCAGCAAGGAGTGATATTGCAAGATATCCACCAGCAATCCTGCAGTTTTTGCCACAACGAGATTGCCTCAGCAGAAGTAGTCGCAGCCATCAGTCAGCATAAACATTTTATTCTCAAGCTTGAGGGGTGTTCACCAGTAGCGCCAACCTTGGAGAGCTATTAA
- a CDS encoding MGMT family protein, whose protein sequence is MLNNSKPLSDIERIQTVVKMIPAGQVSTYGRIADYAGLLHKARYVSYALAQASHDSLPWHRVINSQGKIAIAKGNPSYFKQIELLRLEAIQVNHGRVNLKQYLWHPDAATLIFSLSF, encoded by the coding sequence GTGTTGAATAACAGCAAACCATTAAGCGATATTGAACGTATCCAAACTGTGGTGAAAATGATCCCCGCTGGGCAAGTATCCACCTATGGCCGCATTGCTGATTATGCTGGCCTGCTGCACAAGGCTCGGTATGTGTCTTATGCGTTGGCGCAAGCAAGCCATGACTCACTGCCTTGGCACAGAGTGATTAATAGCCAAGGAAAAATCGCGATTGCAAAAGGAAATCCCTCTTATTTCAAGCAAATAGAACTTTTACGTTTAGAAGCTATCCAAGTTAATCATGGCCGAGTTAATCTCAAGCAGTACCTTTGGCATCCGGACGCCGCCACACTCATTTTTTCATTATCTTTTTAG
- the def gene encoding peptide deformylase → MAVLEILRVPDERLKRPATTVTDVNAVSGLIDNLLDTLYQTEDGIGLAATQVGSPHAVIVIDLSENRDQPLVLINPEIVEQSGEYEGEEGCLSVPTFYAKVKRFQRVKVTALDREGQELVIDTDEFLAIVLQHEIDHLRGKIFIEHLSQLKQQMALKKVRKLK, encoded by the coding sequence ATGGCAGTTTTAGAAATTTTACGAGTCCCAGATGAGCGCCTTAAGCGTCCGGCCACTACCGTCACTGATGTTAATGCAGTTTCTGGTCTTATCGATAACTTGTTAGACACTTTATATCAAACCGAAGATGGTATTGGTTTAGCCGCCACTCAAGTCGGTAGCCCACATGCAGTGATTGTGATTGATTTATCAGAAAATCGCGATCAACCATTGGTGCTTATCAACCCAGAAATCGTAGAACAAAGCGGCGAATACGAAGGCGAAGAAGGCTGTTTATCTGTGCCTACTTTTTATGCCAAAGTTAAACGCTTCCAACGCGTCAAAGTAACCGCGCTTGATCGTGAAGGTCAGGAACTGGTCATAGATACCGATGAGTTTTTAGCGATTGTATTGCAACATGAGATTGATCATCTGCGTGGCAAAATTTTCATCGAACATTTGTCGCAGTTAAAGCAGCAAATGGCACTGAAAAAAGTTCGCAAGCTTAAATAG
- a CDS encoding tRNA-uridine aminocarboxypropyltransferase, which produces MNIILLTHEREFERVSNTGQWVINALPLRSERRLWSRTAPDQALVNDLASGKARLVFPSSEITNTSLMDADTNANSCKHANFVSTLECTALVLIDATWQEARKMWRQSPYLQQASLYPLLPTEPSQYALRRNQVPSGLSTAECVIALFKQLNEPDNADIIQQVFEQMNQR; this is translated from the coding sequence TTGAACATTATCTTATTAACCCACGAACGCGAGTTCGAGCGGGTCAGCAATACCGGGCAATGGGTTATTAATGCATTGCCCCTGCGGTCTGAACGCCGTTTGTGGTCACGCACAGCGCCAGATCAAGCCTTAGTGAATGACTTAGCCAGTGGTAAAGCGCGTTTGGTATTTCCGAGTTCAGAAATAACCAACACCAGCCTGATGGATGCAGATACTAATGCTAATTCATGCAAACATGCTAATTTTGTAAGCACGCTTGAGTGCACTGCGCTAGTGCTGATAGATGCCACCTGGCAAGAAGCGCGCAAGATGTGGCGTCAAAGCCCATATCTACAACAAGCATCTTTGTATCCGCTATTACCGACTGAGCCTTCGCAATATGCCCTTAGGCGTAATCAAGTGCCATCAGGGCTCTCAACCGCTGAATGCGTGATTGCATTATTTAAGCAGCTGAATGAACCTGATAATGCAGATATCATCCAGCAGGTTTTTGAGCAGATGAATCAAAGATAA
- a CDS encoding CHASE domain-containing protein, whose product MTPTSPHLNQRSRSKLIKASKLHWSHWLIIVASLVLTIAIWKFEDANTTQKLEERFSSETANLIELVIERMQLYEDALWGGVAHLDVTDGQTTAAQWQRYADSLRIDKAYPGINGIGVIYNIKKNALGEYLQQQTALRPGFTIHPIHEQNEYWPITYIEPLGINRKAVGLDVAFETNRYIGVQKARDTGMAQLTAPIVLVQDAHKTPGFLLYAPFYKNGQRPETIEQRREAIIGVTYAPFIMFKLMKGALSQQHRLVSVKITDSGDLLYEDTANDGINSIDPDAMYSKTITKEIYGRTWTFDVQSNLKFREQADVNQPYFILAAGILIQALILGLFIVLTRENRKALAYADEMTEALQQQARALQASNKELELTTLEAQQASQKLIEQQFALDQHAIVTITDVKGTITYANDKFCEISGYSRDELLGNNHRLVNSGVHDVAFFKRMYKTIAHGRVWHDEVCNRAKNGELYWVEATVVPFMDSNNKPINYIAIRTDITERKLAEVSIQKAMEEAESANRAKSEFLANMSHEIRTPMNGVIGMNNLLLDTNLNTEQHNYAKTVKSSAEYLLTLINDILDFSKIEAGKLELEAIDFDVELMVSELGKAIAFQAHEKDLELILPANPIHHQWFNADPSRLRQILTNLLGNAIKFTERGEVAVYYSVQQQSESHALVRFDITDTGIGLSTEQQIGLFDRFSQADGSTTRKYGGTGLGLAISKQLVELMGGEIGVKSTPGNGSTFWFTLHLARAKSQPSEPVSSDLKTQKILIVDDNATNGRLLEQLLSDWQIDHQRVDNAAAALIALHSAANGGHPYTIAIIDRLMPIMDGLQLGRTIKADLSINTTRLLLLNTQGQRGDAKKFKGAGFDGYHSKPIEPSLLYSELLKVAQITPANIELATQHISRELPQFNARVLVVEDNATNQLVAKGMLAKFAVRIDVAGNGKEALAALAQIPYDLVFMDCQMPVMDGYEASRHIRDAHSQVKNQSVPIIAMTANAMQGDREQCLAAGMSDYIAKPIDPAKLQRALSEWLPARCQPRVTKELEPDCGSQAMAIKQEPVFDFPAFSARLMNDKNLIKIVVDAFLADIPAQIAQLRAALIAADLKQAAAQAHQIKGACANVGAMVLSDIAKTMEQARDIDTCWEAMPLLEQAFAALKIAMDEAQT is encoded by the coding sequence ATGACACCAACATCGCCACATCTTAACCAGCGCTCGCGCTCTAAACTCATTAAGGCGAGCAAATTACATTGGAGCCATTGGCTGATTATTGTGGCTTCGCTAGTGTTAACTATCGCCATCTGGAAATTTGAGGACGCAAATACTACTCAAAAATTAGAAGAGCGCTTTAGCAGTGAAACGGCAAATCTGATCGAACTGGTAATAGAACGCATGCAGCTGTATGAAGACGCGCTGTGGGGCGGCGTGGCTCATCTTGATGTGACTGACGGCCAGACCACCGCCGCGCAGTGGCAACGCTACGCCGACAGTTTGCGCATAGACAAAGCCTACCCAGGCATTAACGGCATTGGCGTTATCTATAACATCAAAAAAAATGCGCTTGGTGAGTATTTGCAGCAGCAAACTGCGCTGCGTCCCGGTTTCACGATTCACCCAATTCATGAACAAAATGAGTATTGGCCAATTACTTATATTGAGCCGCTTGGCATTAACCGTAAAGCTGTGGGTTTAGATGTTGCCTTTGAAACCAATCGCTACATAGGTGTGCAAAAGGCGAGAGACACAGGTATGGCGCAGCTCACCGCCCCCATAGTGCTGGTGCAAGATGCCCATAAAACGCCGGGATTTTTACTCTATGCGCCTTTTTATAAAAATGGACAGCGACCCGAGACCATAGAACAGCGGCGTGAAGCGATTATTGGCGTCACTTACGCGCCATTTATTATGTTTAAACTGATGAAAGGGGCGTTATCGCAGCAGCATCGCTTAGTCAGCGTCAAAATCACAGATTCAGGGGATTTACTCTATGAGGATACGGCTAATGACGGCATAAATAGTATCGACCCCGATGCTATGTATTCCAAGACGATAACCAAGGAGATATATGGCCGTACTTGGACTTTTGATGTGCAGTCTAACCTTAAATTCCGTGAGCAGGCCGATGTTAACCAACCTTACTTTATTCTGGCGGCGGGTATCTTAATACAAGCGTTGATACTTGGCCTTTTTATTGTATTAACTCGGGAAAATCGCAAGGCTCTGGCCTATGCCGACGAGATGACAGAAGCGTTACAACAGCAAGCCCGCGCTTTGCAAGCGAGTAATAAAGAATTAGAGCTAACCACCTTAGAAGCGCAGCAAGCCTCTCAAAAGCTTATCGAACAGCAATTTGCCTTAGATCAACACGCGATTGTGACCATTACGGATGTTAAAGGCACCATCACTTACGCCAATGACAAGTTCTGTGAGATTAGCGGGTATTCAAGAGATGAATTACTCGGTAACAATCACCGCCTAGTTAATTCAGGTGTTCATGACGTCGCTTTCTTTAAGCGCATGTACAAGACCATAGCCCATGGCCGAGTTTGGCATGATGAGGTGTGTAACCGAGCTAAAAATGGCGAGCTTTATTGGGTTGAAGCGACGGTTGTGCCTTTTATGGATAGTAATAATAAACCAATAAATTATATTGCTATCCGCACAGATATTACCGAGCGTAAATTAGCGGAAGTGTCCATCCAAAAGGCCATGGAAGAGGCTGAATCTGCCAACCGAGCCAAAAGTGAATTTCTGGCTAACATGAGCCATGAAATCCGTACCCCGATGAATGGCGTTATAGGTATGAATAATCTGCTATTGGATACCAATCTGAATACCGAGCAGCATAACTATGCCAAAACGGTCAAAAGCAGTGCCGAGTATTTACTGACCTTAATCAATGATATTCTTGATTTTTCTAAGATAGAGGCAGGCAAGCTTGAGCTTGAAGCCATAGATTTTGATGTTGAACTTATGGTAAGTGAATTGGGTAAGGCCATAGCCTTTCAAGCCCATGAGAAAGACTTAGAGCTGATTTTACCTGCCAACCCAATTCATCATCAATGGTTTAACGCCGATCCCAGCCGGTTGCGCCAAATACTCACCAATCTGTTAGGAAATGCCATCAAGTTCACTGAACGCGGTGAAGTGGCGGTCTATTACAGCGTGCAGCAACAAAGTGAATCCCATGCGTTAGTACGATTTGACATCACAGATACCGGCATTGGTCTCAGCACCGAGCAGCAAATAGGCCTATTTGACCGTTTTAGCCAAGCTGATGGCTCCACTACCCGCAAGTACGGGGGGACAGGATTAGGCTTAGCGATTAGTAAGCAACTGGTGGAATTAATGGGGGGCGAAATCGGTGTAAAAAGTACGCCTGGCAATGGTTCGACGTTCTGGTTCACTCTTCATCTTGCGCGGGCTAAGAGTCAGCCTTCTGAACCAGTTAGCTCCGATTTGAAGACTCAAAAAATATTGATAGTGGACGATAATGCTACTAATGGGCGACTACTAGAGCAGTTACTCAGTGATTGGCAAATAGACCACCAGCGGGTTGATAATGCGGCGGCCGCATTAATTGCATTGCATAGCGCCGCTAACGGTGGCCACCCTTATACGATTGCCATCATTGATAGATTAATGCCCATTATGGATGGATTACAGTTAGGCAGGACAATCAAAGCAGATCTTAGCATTAACACCACCCGTTTACTGCTACTTAATACCCAAGGTCAACGCGGCGATGCGAAAAAGTTTAAGGGCGCAGGGTTTGACGGCTACCACAGTAAGCCCATAGAGCCGTCTTTGCTTTACAGCGAGCTACTGAAAGTTGCGCAAATAACACCAGCTAATATTGAACTAGCGACTCAGCATATAAGTCGCGAGCTGCCACAATTTAATGCGCGAGTGTTGGTGGTAGAAGACAATGCTACTAACCAATTGGTGGCCAAGGGCATGCTAGCAAAGTTTGCGGTGCGTATTGATGTAGCAGGTAATGGCAAAGAGGCGTTAGCCGCCCTTGCACAGATCCCTTATGACTTAGTGTTTATGGATTGCCAGATGCCGGTGATGGATGGTTATGAAGCCAGTCGGCATATTCGTGATGCGCACTCACAGGTTAAAAATCAAAGTGTGCCCATCATAGCGATGACAGCTAATGCCATGCAGGGCGATAGAGAACAATGCCTCGCGGCGGGCATGAGCGATTACATCGCTAAACCCATAGATCCCGCCAAACTGCAACGAGCCCTCAGTGAATGGCTTCCTGCTCGTTGCCAGCCGCGTGTTACTAAAGAACTAGAACCAGACTGTGGCTCTCAAGCCATGGCAATAAAACAGGAACCGGTGTTTGACTTCCCAGCCTTTAGTGCTCGTCTGATGAATGATAAAAATCTGATTAAAATAGTGGTGGACGCTTTTCTCGCTGATATTCCAGCGCAGATTGCTCAGTTGCGAGCTGCACTTATCGCTGCCGACCTAAAACAGGCCGCCGCGCAAGCTCATCAGATCAAGGGCGCGTGCGCGAATGTGGGCGCTATGGTATTGAGTGACATAGCTAAAACTATGGAGCAAGCTCGGGATATCGACACGTGTTGGGAAGCCATGCCGTTACTCGAACAAGCGTTTGCAGCATTGAAAATCGCTATGGACGAGGCGCAGACATGA
- a CDS encoding class II glutamine amidotransferase — protein MCELLAMSANVPTDIVFSFTGLAERGGITGPHVDGWGITFYEGKGSRTFKDACPSSQSEIASLIKRYPIKAEVVVSHIRQANRGAVCLVNTHPFSRELWGRNWTFAHNGQLTDYEDKLTPLRFTPVGNTDSELAFCWLLDSLVDKFGYQAPPEIRAVFDYIATLANELRALGVFNMLLSDGDYLLSFCSNNLCFITRKAPFGEARLVDTDVVIDFNKETTPNDVVSVIATRPLTDNEHWQTLASGQWCLFRRGECCHISEVVT, from the coding sequence ATGTGCGAGTTATTGGCCATGAGCGCTAATGTGCCAACGGATATAGTGTTTAGTTTCACTGGATTAGCCGAACGTGGTGGCATCACAGGCCCGCATGTTGATGGTTGGGGTATCACCTTTTATGAAGGTAAGGGTAGTCGCACCTTTAAAGATGCTTGCCCGAGCAGCCAATCTGAAATTGCCTCACTGATTAAACGCTACCCGATTAAAGCTGAAGTGGTGGTTAGTCACATACGTCAAGCCAATCGCGGCGCCGTATGTTTGGTCAATACCCATCCGTTTAGCCGTGAGTTATGGGGACGCAATTGGACTTTTGCCCATAATGGTCAATTGACTGACTACGAAGACAAGTTAACCCCTTTGCGATTTACCCCTGTGGGCAACACTGACAGCGAACTCGCCTTTTGTTGGCTTTTAGATAGTCTGGTGGATAAGTTTGGTTATCAAGCGCCACCTGAGATACGAGCAGTATTTGATTACATAGCCACGTTAGCGAATGAACTGCGCGCCTTAGGCGTGTTTAATATGTTGCTGTCGGATGGGGATTATTTGCTGAGTTTTTGCAGTAATAATCTATGTTTTATTACTCGCAAGGCGCCATTTGGGGAGGCAAGATTAGTCGATACCGATGTGGTGATTGATTTTAATAAAGAAACCACACCTAACGATGTGGTTTCTGTGATAGCCACGCGGCCGCTGACGGATAATGAGCATTGGCAGACATTAGCGTCTGGGCAGTGGTGTTTATTCCGGCGCGGCGAGTGTTGCCACATCAGCGAAGTGGTAACTTAG
- a CDS encoding MarR family transcriptional regulator translates to MAEFFDYLERLNSLIRSWQRDDQVLSQVPAIQLSALRYLSICNHYSDTLMGVTDYLGLTKGTVSQSLKVLEERKWLYREQDLQDKRIVHLQLTDEGKAISQRLSAADALKLALTQLGPEFSSHLTNGLHTLLSTLQKNEHRNSFGVCQSCRFHETQAARPFCGLTKQALPMAMIDRICREHQVNADECESLIGENKHGK, encoded by the coding sequence GTGGCAGAATTCTTTGATTATTTAGAACGATTGAACAGTCTCATTCGCAGTTGGCAGCGTGATGACCAGGTGTTATCTCAGGTGCCAGCCATTCAATTAAGCGCGTTACGCTATTTGAGTATTTGCAATCATTACTCAGATACTCTGATGGGAGTGACTGATTATCTGGGGTTGACCAAAGGAACGGTATCTCAGTCATTAAAAGTACTAGAAGAGCGAAAATGGCTGTATAGAGAGCAAGATCTCCAGGACAAGAGAATCGTCCACTTGCAGTTAACTGATGAAGGTAAAGCCATCAGTCAACGACTGAGTGCAGCCGATGCTCTCAAGCTTGCGTTGACACAATTGGGACCTGAATTTTCGTCACACTTGACTAATGGTCTGCATACATTGCTCAGCACTCTGCAAAAAAATGAGCACAGAAATAGTTTTGGAGTATGCCAATCTTGCCGGTTTCATGAGACTCAAGCCGCTAGGCCTTTTTGCGGATTGACTAAGCAAGCGCTGCCAATGGCAATGATTGATCGCATATGCAGAGAGCATCAAGTTAACGCAGACGAGTGCGAATCTTTAATCGGTGAAAATAAGCATGGCAAGTGA
- a CDS encoding hemolysin III family protein, with protein sequence MPNKPIATNAGSTHLCKTLAAPYSSSEEMANSISHGVGVVAGVLATLFMLLKGYSVLNLVQLLGVLAYGLSIVLLFLCSTLYHSVKDADLKKKLKLADHCAIYLLIAGTYTPLMLISLQSASADYILLAIWGLALAGIVFKTLFIHKFEKLSLVLYLIMGWLCVTVMPELIASMSALGFGLLLAGGLFYSVGVVFYASKRIPYNHAIWHIFVLLGALSHFLCVYLTVI encoded by the coding sequence ATGCCCAATAAACCAATAGCAACCAATGCAGGCTCGACCCACCTTTGCAAGACACTTGCTGCGCCCTACTCCTCATCCGAGGAAATGGCCAATAGCATTAGCCATGGCGTGGGTGTGGTTGCTGGTGTCTTAGCCACGCTATTCATGCTGCTGAAGGGCTATTCAGTGTTAAACCTTGTGCAGCTGCTGGGGGTATTAGCTTATGGCCTCAGCATTGTTTTACTATTTCTATGCTCCACTTTATATCACAGCGTTAAAGATGCGGACTTAAAGAAGAAACTAAAACTGGCCGACCACTGCGCCATTTATTTACTGATAGCAGGCACTTATACGCCGCTGATGTTAATTAGCCTGCAATCTGCTAGCGCCGATTATATTTTACTGGCGATATGGGGCTTGGCCTTAGCGGGGATAGTCTTTAAGACCTTATTTATTCATAAATTTGAAAAGCTAAGTTTGGTCTTATATTTAATAATGGGCTGGCTGTGCGTGACTGTTATGCCGGAATTAATTGCCAGTATGTCGGCGCTTGGATTTGGATTGTTACTTGCTGGTGGCTTATTTTACAGTGTTGGCGTGGTGTTTTATGCCAGTAAACGCATTCCTTATAACCATGCAATTTGGCATATATTTGTATTATTGGGCGCCTTAAGTCACTTTCTGTGCGTGTATCTCACTGTCATCTAA